One segment of Ficedula albicollis isolate OC2 chromosome 2, FicAlb1.5, whole genome shotgun sequence DNA contains the following:
- the XCR1 gene encoding chemokine XC receptor 1: MDEGYYLDYNYSYEHLNETNVCEMGDYFTFNIYLTAVLYILVFFLSLLGNTLVLWILLKYENLTSLTNIFIMNLCISDLVFSCMLPFWVVDQSFGWIFGEFLCKASNAVFSIGYYSGVFFLTLMTILRYLFVVNPLSTLRSQTQCCGVLVSLAVWTISILIVVPEVIHTTVQEDSEERRFCDYADGNWKNVDIYVRNVLFLLSFGVIVFCYFKILIILLRARSRRKHRTVRLILIIVVAFFLCWAPYNILSFLTTLPLPTCQYAKDSDLAFHISRKIAFSHCCLNPVLYVFVGVKFKKHLAQLCSLCLHCSNGQASSPRTSSEGKFQREGTSVY, encoded by the coding sequence ATGGATGAAGGATATTATTTAGATTATAATTACTCATATGAACACCTGAATGAAACCAACGTCTGTGAAATGGGTGACTATTTCACATTTAACATCTATCTGACTGCTGTCCTCTACATTCTGGTATTTTTTCTCAGTCTGCTAGGAAACACTTTGGTGTTATGGATCCTATTGAAATATGAAAACCTTACATCTTTAACAAACATCTTCATCATGAATCTCTGTATCTCTGATTTAGTCTTCTCCTGCATGCTGCCTTTTTGGGTAGTGGACCAGTCCTTTGGATGGATTTTTGGTGAGTTCCTTTGCAAAGCatcaaatgctgttttttccaTTGGCTACTACAGCggtgttttctttttgactcTCATGACTATCCTGAGGTACCTGTTTGTAGTGAACCCCCTTTCAACTCTGAGATCCCAGACACAGTGCTGTGGTGTTCTGGTGTCCTTGGCTGTTTGGACTATTAGCATATTAATTGTGGTTCCTGAGGTGATTCACACCACAGTGCAAGAAGACTCAGAAGAGCGCAGGTTCTGTGATTATGCTGATGGGAATTGGAAAAATGTGGACATTTATGTGAGAAATGTActcttcctgctttcctttgGAGTCATCGTATTCTGTTACTTCAAGATACTCATAATCCTGCTTAGAGCAAGATCTCGCAGAAAGCACAGAACTGTGAGACTCATCCTCATTATTGTGGTggcttttttcctgtgctgggcaccctACAACATCCTCAGCTTTCTGACTACTCTTCCATTACCTACCTGTCAGTATGCAAAAGACTCTGACCTTGCCTTTCACATCAGCCGGAAAATTGctttctcccactgctgcctAAACCCTGTGCTTTATGTATTTGTTGGAGTCaagttcaagaagcatttggcaCAGTTATGCAGTCTGTGTTTACACTGCAGCAATGGTCaagcctccagccccaggaccTCCTCTGAAGGCAAATTCCAGCGTGAAGGAACATCCGTCTACTGA